From one Streptomyces sp. R41 genomic stretch:
- a CDS encoding Lrp/AsnC family transcriptional regulator, with amino-acid sequence MADSVVLDPVDLHLLRLLQNDARTTYRDLAALVGVAPSTCLDRVTRLRRAGVILGHQLRLDPAKLGRGLEALLSVQVRPHRRELVGPFVDRIRALPESRTVFHLTGPDDYLVHVAVADMADLQRLVLDEFTSQREVARVETRLIFQQWDCGPLLPPQRDPHPAKTPTDKPSAKSG; translated from the coding sequence ATGGCCGATTCTGTCGTACTCGATCCGGTGGATCTCCATCTGCTGCGACTGTTGCAGAACGACGCACGGACGACGTACCGCGATCTCGCGGCCCTGGTCGGTGTCGCGCCCTCGACCTGCCTGGACCGGGTGACGAGGCTGCGCAGGGCGGGAGTGATTCTCGGCCATCAGCTGCGGCTGGACCCGGCGAAGCTGGGGCGAGGTCTGGAGGCGTTGCTGTCCGTGCAGGTCAGGCCGCATCGGCGAGAGCTGGTGGGGCCCTTCGTGGACCGGATAAGGGCGCTGCCCGAGTCCCGTACCGTCTTCCATCTCACGGGGCCCGACGACTACCTCGTGCATGTCGCGGTCGCGGACATGGCGGATCTGCAGCGACTGGTGCTCGACGAGTTCACCTCGCAACGCGAAGTGGCGCGGGTCGAGACGCGGTTGATCTTCCAGCAGTGGGACTGCGGCCCGCTGCTGCCACCCCAACGGGATCCCCACCCCGCCAAGACGCCCACGGACAAGCCCTCGGCGAAATCAGGTTGA
- a CDS encoding PLP-dependent aspartate aminotransferase family protein: MDSVVYDTYEAPDRLNGTGQVFDAPTARALATEAVHAGREDLAAQGLHAAPIDLSTTYPSYDSRGEAARIDAFAADGAEPEGPPVYARLGNPTVSRFETALARLEGTESAVAFASGMAALSAVLLVRNAMGLRHVVAVRPLYGCSDHLLTAGLLGTEVTWVDPAGIADALRPDTGLVMVESPANPTLAEVDLRAVAHACGRVPLLADNTFATPVLQRPAEHGARLVLHSATKYLGGHGDVMAGVVACDEEFARRLRQVRFATGGVLHPLAGYLLLRGLATLPVRVRAASSNAAELARRLAADPRVARVHYPRIGGAMIAFEVHGDPHDVIAAVRLITPAVSLGSVDTLIQHPASISHRIVPAQDRHDAGVSDRLLRLSVGLEDVEDLWGDLEGALGA; this comes from the coding sequence ATGGATTCCGTTGTGTACGACACATACGAAGCTCCGGACCGACTGAACGGAACCGGCCAGGTCTTCGACGCGCCCACGGCTCGGGCGCTGGCCACCGAGGCCGTGCACGCCGGGCGGGAGGATCTCGCCGCACAGGGGCTGCACGCGGCACCGATCGACCTGTCCACCACATACCCCTCGTACGACAGCCGTGGTGAGGCCGCCCGGATCGACGCGTTCGCGGCCGACGGCGCCGAACCGGAGGGGCCGCCCGTCTACGCCCGGCTCGGCAACCCGACCGTCTCCCGCTTCGAGACCGCCCTCGCACGCCTCGAAGGCACCGAGAGCGCGGTCGCCTTCGCGAGCGGCATGGCCGCGCTGAGCGCCGTACTGCTCGTGCGGAACGCGATGGGCCTGCGGCATGTCGTCGCCGTCCGCCCCCTGTACGGCTGCAGCGACCACCTGCTCACGGCCGGGCTGCTGGGCACCGAGGTGACCTGGGTCGACCCGGCGGGCATCGCGGACGCCCTGCGCCCCGACACCGGCCTGGTGATGGTCGAGTCCCCGGCCAACCCCACGCTCGCCGAAGTCGACCTGCGCGCCGTCGCGCACGCCTGCGGCCGCGTTCCGCTCCTCGCCGACAACACCTTCGCCACGCCCGTGCTGCAACGCCCCGCCGAACACGGCGCGCGCCTCGTCCTGCACAGTGCGACCAAGTACCTGGGCGGACACGGCGACGTGATGGCCGGAGTGGTGGCCTGCGACGAGGAGTTCGCCCGCCGGCTGCGCCAAGTCCGCTTCGCGACGGGGGGTGTCCTGCATCCGCTGGCCGGCTATCTGCTGCTGCGCGGCCTGGCGACCCTGCCCGTACGGGTCCGGGCCGCGTCCTCGAACGCCGCCGAACTCGCCCGCCGCCTCGCCGCCGACCCGCGCGTCGCCCGCGTCCACTATCCGCGCATCGGCGGCGCCATGATCGCCTTCGAGGTCCACGGCGACCCGCACGACGTCATCGCCGCAGTCCGCCTCATCACCCCCGCCGTGAGCCTGGGCAGCGTCGACACCCTCATCCAGCACCCCGCCTCCATAAGCCACCGCATCGTCCCTGCCCAGGACCGCCACGACGCGGGGGTCAGCGACCGCCTGCTGCGGCTGTCGGTGGGGCTGGAGGATGTGGAGGACCTTTGGGGGGATCTGGAGGGGGCGTTGGGGGCTTGA
- a CDS encoding DUF6493 family protein translates to MSGEALMKAVRAGQTVEAAGLLDGMTDAERRACLPALKELRKELRTAQWSESSRKAYPALHAAGAACHTGAAGAATWIAAADMRWSQASPGVFLHVLGDRESAWLGDVAHRLAERPVTSRIPYGLLAGLVQLSGCEVPTTDAYVEGWFEHIGGTWHHGGTVVERLRQEPHLALMIAALFDSLDVTGRVAWLFGDGPGSWYNALAQLAKEGTLDRKVLVDACVARLLRGGAPADQRVFLKLLTCLDLTRDEERERSTDWIALACEATSTVAWHAQSILATLALGGELTPRQLAEMSSGVLFRTEKKLVRAQLILLGKVLRRDPSTAAELLPTVAQAFGHEDTDVQERALKLVERHLAGLDASGGIREQLAEAASELSPGVRIHAEKLLGAGALSRAPVIHEEVLPPVPQRERLAPAPVTAAELAEEVGALLASGGDVAAFERTLDGLVRHAYDDRDGLVEALRPVVARRWWIDADPHYPNVDEYFREAPYGLEVILATLLGQVRTDTLHAAVQQGTTRSGCQHAALSRAFEARLWEVAHRVATEPLPFLLATPTWGTGLVEPEELVARLTAYRQLDARPGTADFAQALLRVRRDDRATAAAAAVRARALGTPEGYRLAQWLTAEGPDLPLSRRRTSGVRILVELGELEELQGQFPPEFRRLGRPLAVFKDRWYCPHWDESDRQHWSAVVPERRELVAARVLGDLSSVAVDDSRRGAAVLPLLAEADGEAGEALHLCLAYGLGARHAEDRLSAVDALLVLAARGQLDAGRLGGDLGQLVRRGAVKPLRLAESIRTAAATGAYATVWSVLREALPILLADLATDATSGTPARGLGDLLAVAADCAERSGARGDLAHLSQAAGRRGSSKLVAQARRLRTALTQGVAA, encoded by the coding sequence ATGAGCGGCGAAGCGCTGATGAAGGCCGTACGGGCGGGGCAGACGGTAGAGGCAGCGGGTCTCCTTGACGGGATGACCGATGCCGAACGCCGGGCCTGTCTGCCCGCGTTGAAGGAACTCCGCAAGGAGCTGCGCACCGCGCAGTGGAGCGAGTCGTCCCGCAAGGCCTATCCCGCGCTGCACGCGGCGGGGGCCGCGTGTCACACGGGCGCCGCGGGCGCGGCGACCTGGATCGCGGCAGCCGACATGCGCTGGTCCCAGGCCTCCCCCGGGGTGTTCCTCCACGTGCTGGGCGACCGCGAGTCCGCATGGCTCGGCGACGTGGCGCACCGGCTCGCCGAGCGGCCGGTGACATCCCGGATCCCGTATGGGCTGCTGGCCGGGCTCGTGCAACTGTCCGGCTGTGAGGTACCCACCACCGATGCCTATGTGGAGGGCTGGTTCGAACACATCGGCGGTACGTGGCACCACGGGGGCACCGTGGTGGAGCGGCTTCGCCAGGAGCCGCACTTGGCGCTGATGATCGCCGCGCTCTTCGATTCCCTGGACGTGACCGGCCGGGTCGCCTGGCTGTTCGGCGACGGGCCGGGCAGTTGGTACAACGCGCTCGCGCAGCTGGCCAAGGAAGGCACCCTCGACCGCAAGGTGCTGGTCGACGCCTGTGTGGCCCGGCTGCTGCGGGGCGGTGCCCCCGCCGATCAGCGGGTGTTCCTGAAGCTGTTGACCTGCCTCGACCTGACCCGGGACGAGGAGCGGGAGCGCTCCACCGACTGGATCGCGCTCGCTTGCGAGGCGACATCGACGGTGGCGTGGCACGCCCAGTCGATCCTCGCCACCCTGGCGCTGGGCGGCGAGTTGACGCCCCGACAGCTCGCCGAGATGTCGTCCGGCGTGCTCTTCCGCACCGAGAAGAAGCTCGTACGGGCGCAGCTCATCCTGTTGGGCAAGGTGCTCAGGCGCGATCCGTCCACCGCGGCCGAACTGCTGCCGACGGTGGCGCAGGCCTTCGGGCACGAGGACACCGACGTGCAGGAGCGTGCACTGAAACTCGTGGAGCGGCACTTGGCCGGGCTCGACGCCTCTGGCGGCATCCGTGAGCAACTCGCCGAGGCGGCGTCCGAGTTGAGTCCCGGTGTGCGGATCCACGCGGAGAAACTGCTCGGCGCCGGGGCGCTGAGCCGCGCGCCGGTGATCCACGAAGAGGTACTGCCACCCGTGCCGCAGCGCGAGCGGCTCGCTCCGGCGCCGGTTACGGCGGCCGAACTGGCCGAGGAAGTGGGCGCCCTGCTGGCATCGGGCGGCGACGTGGCGGCCTTCGAGCGCACCTTGGACGGTCTGGTCCGGCATGCGTACGACGATCGCGACGGCCTGGTGGAGGCCCTGCGCCCGGTGGTCGCCCGACGCTGGTGGATCGACGCCGATCCGCATTACCCCAACGTGGACGAGTACTTCCGCGAGGCGCCGTACGGCTTGGAGGTCATCCTCGCGACCCTGCTCGGTCAGGTGCGCACGGACACACTTCACGCCGCAGTGCAGCAGGGCACCACGAGAAGCGGCTGCCAGCACGCCGCTCTGTCGCGCGCCTTCGAGGCGCGCCTGTGGGAGGTTGCCCATCGAGTCGCTACCGAACCACTGCCGTTCCTGCTGGCCACACCCACCTGGGGCACGGGGCTGGTGGAGCCGGAGGAGCTGGTGGCCCGCCTCACCGCCTACCGACAGCTCGATGCCCGGCCGGGGACGGCCGACTTCGCGCAGGCGCTTCTGAGGGTGCGACGGGACGACCGTGCGACGGCGGCGGCAGCGGCGGTGCGGGCCCGGGCCCTCGGCACCCCTGAGGGGTACCGGCTGGCCCAGTGGCTCACCGCCGAGGGGCCGGACCTTCCGCTGAGCCGGCGGCGGACCTCGGGCGTTCGCATCCTGGTGGAATTGGGGGAACTCGAAGAGCTGCAGGGACAGTTCCCGCCGGAGTTCCGCCGGCTGGGACGTCCGCTGGCCGTCTTCAAGGACCGCTGGTACTGCCCGCACTGGGACGAGTCGGATCGGCAGCATTGGTCGGCCGTCGTGCCCGAACGGCGGGAGTTGGTGGCCGCTCGCGTACTGGGTGACCTGTCCTCGGTCGCCGTGGACGACAGCCGGCGAGGAGCAGCCGTCCTGCCGCTCCTCGCCGAGGCCGACGGTGAAGCGGGCGAGGCCCTGCACCTGTGCCTGGCGTATGGGCTCGGGGCGCGGCATGCGGAGGACCGGCTCTCCGCTGTGGACGCCTTGCTGGTGCTGGCCGCGCGGGGGCAGCTCGACGCGGGGCGGCTCGGCGGTGACCTCGGGCAGTTGGTGCGCCGGGGGGCAGTGAAGCCGCTGCGGCTGGCCGAGTCCATACGGACGGCGGCGGCCACGGGCGCGTACGCCACCGTCTGGTCGGTGCTCCGCGAGGCGCTGCCGATCCTGCTGGCCGATCTCGCGACGGACGCGACGAGCGGTACGCCCGCGCGCGGGCTCGGGGATCTGCTGGCCGTCGCCGCCGACTGTGCTGAGCGGTCGGGGGCGCGCGGTGATCTCGCGCATCTCTCGCAGGCGGCCGGACGCCGCGGCTCGTCGAAGTTGGTGGCTCAGGCCCGTCGGCTGAGGACCGCGCTGACGCAGGGCGTCGCCGCCTGA
- a CDS encoding GNAT family N-acetyltransferase gives MTPDISDVTRARHGRPVHHWRRDVVELAALFTAVAVADAVANLIGHGPDGPALLLISAMILVATAGFHTWWARCHGHAPPADDTGARPIADVRRAGPSEEAAAPSEAVAGETVLWRMRTTVKDAPGSLAALCTALAQRQVDILSLQTHPLAEGTVDEFLLRAPAELAASEITRSVSQAGGAGIWIERADAHDLVDAPTRVLGLATRTALDAAELPLALRQLLGRCTIRSLPAKSPGSGRAQEGAPVEGALEDTVMRLRAPEGGVITVERPYLPFTPTEFARARALVELDARLGPRIPRSQDMLTLPQGKAITVRRADVSDVEAAKAMHERCSSRTLSMRYHGPVGDADRYLNHLLSPRFGRTLAVQTASGRIVGLGHLLWDGDETEIALLVEDDWQRRGVGNELLGRLVTMAVEAGCESVYAVTQASNTGMVAAMRGLGLPLDYQIEEGTLVITARLDATPVASRLPYDEGQRGEHAVRE, from the coding sequence ATGACTCCAGACATCTCTGATGTGACCCGTGCGAGGCACGGTCGACCCGTCCACCACTGGCGGCGGGACGTCGTCGAACTCGCCGCACTGTTCACGGCCGTCGCGGTCGCGGACGCCGTCGCCAACCTGATCGGGCACGGACCGGATGGCCCCGCCCTGCTGTTGATCTCGGCGATGATCCTTGTCGCCACGGCCGGGTTCCACACATGGTGGGCACGATGCCACGGTCACGCACCGCCGGCGGACGATACCGGCGCCCGGCCGATCGCCGACGTGCGACGGGCCGGGCCGTCCGAGGAAGCCGCCGCGCCGTCGGAGGCTGTCGCCGGAGAGACCGTGCTGTGGCGGATGCGGACGACGGTGAAGGACGCGCCGGGTTCGCTGGCCGCGCTGTGCACGGCGCTGGCGCAGCGGCAGGTCGACATCCTGAGCCTGCAGACGCACCCCCTGGCGGAGGGCACGGTGGACGAGTTCCTGCTGCGCGCCCCCGCGGAGCTGGCCGCGTCCGAGATCACCCGTTCGGTGTCGCAGGCCGGCGGCGCCGGCATCTGGATCGAGCGGGCCGACGCCCACGACCTGGTGGACGCGCCGACGCGGGTGCTCGGCCTGGCCACCCGTACCGCCCTGGACGCCGCGGAACTGCCGCTCGCACTGCGGCAGTTGCTCGGCCGCTGCACCATCCGCTCGCTGCCCGCCAAGTCCCCGGGCTCGGGGCGGGCGCAGGAGGGTGCTCCTGTGGAAGGGGCGCTCGAGGACACGGTGATGCGGCTGCGGGCGCCGGAGGGTGGGGTGATCACGGTGGAGCGGCCGTATCTGCCGTTCACACCGACCGAGTTCGCGCGGGCGCGGGCGCTGGTGGAGCTGGACGCGCGGCTCGGTCCGCGGATCCCGCGCAGCCAGGACATGTTGACGTTGCCTCAGGGCAAGGCCATCACCGTGCGACGCGCCGACGTCTCCGACGTCGAGGCCGCCAAGGCGATGCACGAGCGCTGCTCGTCCCGCACGCTGAGCATGCGCTACCACGGCCCGGTGGGCGACGCGGACCGCTACCTCAACCATCTGCTCAGCCCCCGTTTCGGACGCACCCTCGCCGTGCAGACGGCCTCCGGGCGGATCGTCGGGCTCGGCCACCTTCTGTGGGACGGCGACGAGACGGAGATCGCGCTCCTCGTCGAGGACGACTGGCAGCGACGCGGCGTCGGCAACGAACTGCTCGGCCGCCTCGTGACGATGGCCGTCGAAGCCGGCTGCGAGAGCGTGTACGCCGTCACGCAGGCCTCCAACACCGGCATGGTCGCCGCCATGCGCGGCCTCGGCCTCCCCCTCGACTACCAGATCGAGGAGGGCACCCTGGTCATCACCGCCCGCCTGGACGCGACTCCGGTGGCTTCGCGACTGCCGTACGACGAGGGGCAGCGGGGGGAGCACGCGGTGCGGGAGTAG
- a CDS encoding DUF885 domain-containing protein, with the protein MSETKSPLPREVADAYVDDLIALDPVLGTYLGVKESYSKLPDTSPAGQEAVAELARATLARLDEAERQPGADRDIERRCARLLRERLTAELAVHDAGEGLRSVGNLHTAAHGVRQVFTLTPTDTDEDWAAIAERLRAVPAALEGYRESLALGLDRKLYAGPRPTATFIEQLTEWSDTDGQGLGWFEDFASAGPDALRDELDTAARTATEALVALRDWMRDVYAPTIEGAPNTVGRERYARLARYFNGTDLDLDEAYAYGWAEYHRLLAEMKAEAEKILPGAETPWVALAHLDEHGKHIEGVDEVQAWLQSLMDEAIEALDGTHFELAEPVRKVESRIAPPGGAAAPYYTAPSADFSRPGRTWLPTMGQTRFPVYDLVSTWYHEGVPGHHLQLAQWVYIVEDLSRYQATVGRVSANCEGWALYAERLMDELGFLTDAEQRLGYLDAQMMRAARVIVDIGMHLELEIPADSPFHPGERWTPELAQEFFGAHSSRPADFVESELTRYLTIPGQAIGYKLGERAWLLGRENAKKRHGDAFDAKAWHMAALSQGSLGLDDLVDELSQL; encoded by the coding sequence ATGTCAGAGACGAAGAGCCCGCTGCCCCGAGAGGTCGCCGACGCCTATGTCGACGATCTCATCGCCCTCGACCCGGTTCTCGGTACGTACCTCGGTGTGAAGGAGAGCTACAGCAAGCTCCCCGACACCTCGCCCGCCGGCCAGGAGGCCGTCGCCGAGCTGGCGCGGGCGACCCTCGCGCGGCTGGACGAGGCGGAGCGGCAGCCCGGCGCCGACCGTGACATAGAGCGCCGCTGCGCCCGGCTGCTGCGCGAGCGCCTCACCGCCGAACTCGCCGTTCACGACGCCGGCGAGGGCCTGCGGTCGGTCGGCAACCTGCACACGGCGGCGCACGGGGTGCGGCAGGTCTTCACCCTCACGCCGACCGATACGGACGAGGACTGGGCCGCGATCGCCGAGCGGTTGCGCGCGGTGCCGGCCGCGCTGGAGGGGTACCGCGAGTCCCTCGCACTCGGTCTGGACCGCAAGCTGTACGCGGGCCCGCGCCCGACCGCGACCTTCATCGAGCAGCTCACCGAGTGGTCGGACACCGACGGGCAGGGCCTCGGCTGGTTCGAGGACTTCGCGTCGGCGGGCCCCGACGCGCTGCGCGACGAGCTGGACACGGCCGCCCGCACCGCCACCGAGGCGCTGGTGGCCCTGCGGGACTGGATGCGCGACGTGTACGCGCCCACGATCGAGGGCGCGCCCAACACGGTGGGCCGTGAGCGCTACGCGCGTCTGGCACGCTACTTCAACGGTACGGATCTGGACCTCGACGAGGCGTACGCGTACGGCTGGGCCGAGTACCACCGGCTGCTCGCCGAGATGAAGGCCGAGGCCGAGAAGATCCTGCCCGGCGCCGAGACTCCGTGGGTGGCGCTCGCGCACCTCGACGAGCACGGCAAGCACATCGAGGGGGTCGACGAGGTCCAGGCCTGGCTTCAGAGCCTGATGGACGAGGCGATCGAGGCCCTGGACGGCACGCACTTCGAACTCGCCGAACCGGTACGGAAGGTGGAGTCCCGCATCGCGCCGCCCGGCGGTGCGGCCGCCCCGTACTACACCGCGCCGTCGGCGGACTTCTCGCGCCCCGGCCGTACGTGGCTGCCCACGATGGGGCAGACCCGCTTCCCCGTCTACGACCTCGTCTCGACCTGGTACCACGAAGGCGTGCCGGGGCATCACCTGCAGCTCGCGCAGTGGGTGTACATCGTCGAGGACCTGTCCCGCTACCAGGCCACCGTCGGCCGGGTCAGCGCCAACTGCGAGGGCTGGGCGCTCTATGCGGAGCGCCTGATGGACGAGCTGGGCTTCCTGACGGACGCCGAGCAGCGGCTCGGTTACCTCGACGCGCAGATGATGCGCGCCGCCCGGGTCATCGTCGACATCGGCATGCACCTGGAACTGGAGATTCCGGCCGACTCGCCCTTCCACCCGGGCGAGCGGTGGACCCCTGAGCTGGCGCAGGAGTTCTTCGGCGCGCACAGCAGCCGTCCGGCGGACTTCGTGGAGAGCGAGCTGACCCGCTACCTCACCATCCCCGGTCAGGCCATCGGCTACAAGCTCGGCGAGCGTGCCTGGCTGCTGGGCCGCGAGAACGCGAAGAAGCGCCACGGCGACGCCTTCGACGCGAAGGCCTGGCACATGGCTGCCCTGTCCCAGGGCTCCCTGGGCCTGGACGACCTGGTGGACGAGCTGTCCCAGCTCTGA
- a CDS encoding immunity 21 family protein, producing MARYADPGAVEWVESGGGPLIAIPEVVLPFWSGADGDDMSSDYDRACDVDGFIGLVPVGDTRALVLGDEPASTSYLPEHGTFVRWCAAESEDELLSGVPAALAAAVWEPEVQWNVPGPVVLFDAAWPGTASARTDHLRVALEPGRYGVRAAYVEPGPETWLGLVQLRRLTS from the coding sequence ATGGCCAGATACGCGGACCCGGGTGCGGTCGAGTGGGTGGAGTCGGGCGGCGGACCGCTCATAGCGATCCCGGAAGTCGTGCTGCCGTTCTGGTCGGGGGCCGACGGCGACGACATGTCCTCGGACTACGACCGGGCCTGTGACGTCGACGGGTTCATCGGCCTCGTGCCCGTCGGCGACACCAGGGCCCTGGTCCTCGGGGACGAGCCCGCGTCGACCTCCTACCTGCCCGAGCACGGCACCTTCGTACGGTGGTGCGCCGCCGAGTCGGAGGACGAACTGCTCTCCGGTGTCCCCGCGGCGCTGGCGGCGGCGGTGTGGGAGCCGGAGGTGCAGTGGAACGTGCCCGGTCCCGTGGTCCTCTTCGACGCGGCCTGGCCGGGAACTGCTTCGGCGCGCACGGACCACCTGAGGGTCGCGCTGGAGCCGGGGCGGTACGGGGTGCGCGCGGCGTACGTGGAGCCGGGACCCGAGACGTGGCTGGGCCTCGTACAACTGCGCCGGCTGACGTCCTGA
- a CDS encoding SDR family oxidoreductase yields the protein MPQLPYPTPEELRRDVLPLRGRTALVTGAGRRGGIGCAVARRLAAYGASVYLHHHVPHDAAMPWGADRPEEVAAAVREALGDPAARVVEGPGDLSDPTAAARLIRTAADALGGSVDILVANHALSGSDGTLDTIDAAMLDAHWAVDTRSVILLVQAYVRLRAAGPPGKPGGRVVMMTSGQDIAGGMPGEIAYALQKGALASITRSLATTLAEHTITVNTVNPGPVDTGYLTGDAHSAVAAMFPAGHWGQPDDPARLIAWLATDEAAWITGEVINSEGGFRR from the coding sequence ATGCCCCAACTCCCGTACCCCACCCCCGAAGAACTCCGTCGAGACGTGCTCCCGCTGCGCGGCCGGACCGCCCTTGTCACCGGGGCGGGCAGACGCGGAGGGATCGGCTGTGCCGTGGCCCGTCGGCTCGCCGCGTACGGGGCGAGCGTGTATCTGCACCACCACGTGCCGCACGATGCCGCGATGCCGTGGGGTGCCGACCGCCCCGAGGAGGTGGCCGCCGCGGTGCGCGAGGCGCTCGGCGACCCCGCGGCCCGGGTCGTCGAGGGGCCGGGCGACCTGTCCGACCCGACGGCGGCGGCCCGGCTGATCAGGACGGCCGCGGACGCGCTCGGCGGAAGTGTCGACATCCTCGTCGCCAACCACGCGTTGAGCGGGTCGGACGGCACCCTCGACACCATCGACGCCGCGATGCTCGACGCCCACTGGGCGGTCGACACCCGCTCGGTGATCCTCCTCGTCCAGGCCTACGTCCGACTCCGGGCCGCAGGGCCGCCGGGCAAGCCGGGCGGCCGCGTCGTCATGATGACCTCCGGCCAGGACATCGCCGGCGGCATGCCGGGCGAGATCGCGTACGCCTTGCAGAAGGGCGCCCTGGCGTCGATCACCCGGTCGCTGGCGACCACCCTCGCCGAGCACACGATCACCGTGAACACCGTCAACCCCGGGCCTGTGGACACCGGTTACCTGACGGGCGACGCCCACTCGGCCGTCGCGGCGATGTTTCCCGCCGGACACTGGGGGCAGCCGGACGATCCCGCGCGGCTCATCGCATGGCTCGCCACGGACGAGGCGGCGTGGATCACCGGGGAGGTCATCAACTCGGAGGGCGGATTCCGCCGCTGA
- a CDS encoding SWIM zinc finger family protein, with protein sequence MTRSLQAVAYTRSSALESAPGGRRLGLETSRGATPTGLEDHPRFFAGFLTSPQVAAAGLLAVADVAAARYYHRQLRASLDPVVTGNGDRLRFESFSGCGGVYARLDVLTAGLDGGEVGHGTTNVDVNNPLREALSRIGTDDPLHLRVGPDEMAVTTLDGPVVEKKVPLPDRWLRGFAEAQVIAAGFDLRAELTATEAVRFLRSLPRGTTRGASRGAQWVVPAGRGLRPTTRPVPGAVCLPGPERLIALQRVLRHATALRVYGPPITGEVTAAAAWEAVLPGMRLTLTLSPDASRGFSGEGGVLDALATDEAAEDAELIAVLLAWEPRIDVGELAAASGLPAERVRAALVRLGTSGRVGYDTAEAAYFHRELPYDAERVERHNPRLRSARALVAAGAVALDGALGTVTADDGHVHRVRDAAGTLSCSCLWWAKYRGGRGPCKHALAVRMVRRGAQARHEQVLVDGGDVR encoded by the coding sequence ATGACGCGATCTCTGCAGGCCGTGGCCTACACCCGATCCTCCGCGCTGGAATCCGCACCGGGCGGACGGCGCCTGGGACTTGAGACCTCGCGGGGTGCCACGCCCACGGGGTTGGAGGACCATCCGCGGTTCTTCGCGGGCTTTTTGACCTCGCCTCAGGTGGCCGCCGCCGGGTTGCTCGCGGTCGCCGACGTGGCAGCGGCCCGTTACTACCACCGTCAGCTGCGCGCCTCACTGGACCCGGTGGTCACGGGCAACGGCGACCGGCTCCGCTTCGAGTCCTTCTCCGGCTGCGGCGGGGTGTACGCGCGTCTGGACGTACTGACGGCGGGCCTCGACGGCGGCGAGGTCGGACACGGGACGACCAATGTCGACGTCAACAACCCACTGCGCGAGGCACTTTCGCGCATCGGCACGGACGATCCGCTGCACCTTCGGGTCGGCCCCGACGAGATGGCCGTGACCACCCTGGACGGCCCCGTGGTGGAGAAGAAGGTGCCGTTGCCCGACCGCTGGCTGCGCGGTTTCGCCGAGGCCCAGGTGATTGCGGCCGGGTTCGACCTGCGGGCCGAGCTGACGGCCACGGAGGCCGTGCGGTTCCTGCGCTCGCTTCCGCGCGGCACCACGCGCGGGGCCTCCCGCGGCGCGCAGTGGGTGGTACCCGCGGGGCGTGGCCTGCGGCCGACCACCCGGCCGGTGCCGGGAGCAGTCTGCCTGCCCGGCCCCGAGCGGCTGATCGCCCTGCAGCGGGTGCTGCGCCATGCGACGGCCCTGCGGGTGTACGGCCCTCCGATCACAGGTGAGGTCACTGCCGCCGCCGCGTGGGAGGCCGTCCTGCCCGGAATGCGGCTCACGCTCACGCTGTCGCCGGACGCCTCGCGCGGGTTCTCCGGGGAGGGTGGGGTGCTGGACGCCCTCGCCACCGACGAGGCCGCCGAGGACGCGGAGTTGATCGCCGTCCTCCTCGCGTGGGAGCCGCGCATCGACGTCGGCGAGCTGGCCGCCGCCTCGGGCCTGCCGGCCGAGCGGGTGCGGGCCGCCCTGGTGCGGCTCGGCACGTCGGGGCGCGTGGGGTACGACACGGCGGAGGCGGCGTACTTCCACCGCGAACTGCCCTACGACGCCGAGCGCGTGGAACGCCACAATCCGCGGCTGCGTTCGGCCCGCGCCCTTGTCGCCGCGGGGGCGGTCGCCCTGGACGGCGCCCTCGGCACGGTGACCGCCGACGACGGACATGTGCACCGGGTCCGCGACGCGGCCGGGACGCTGAGCTGCTCCTGTTTGTGGTGGGCGAAGTACCGGGGTGGGCGCGGGCCCTGCAAGCACGCGCTGGCGGTGCGGATGGTGCGGCGGGGAGCGCAGGCACGACACGAACAGGTTCTGGTCGACGGGGGCGATGTGCGATGA
- a CDS encoding rhodanese-like domain-containing protein, which yields MTVTADTAVTGAATSSVTVTNPVLRVAPASPAAAAAYFGASLAFHADVSDVAAALAADGDPGFVVLDSRSTESWDQGHIPGAIHLPTALIPEHAEQLLDKSVPVVTYCWGPGCNGATRAALALAELGFQVKEMLGGFEYWAREGFEFQTWEGRERRAADPLTAPVDAEDCGC from the coding sequence ATGACTGTGACCGCTGACACCGCTGTGACCGGCGCCGCGACCAGCTCCGTGACGGTGACGAACCCCGTTCTGCGCGTCGCGCCGGCGTCCCCGGCCGCGGCCGCCGCCTACTTCGGCGCGAGCCTCGCCTTCCACGCCGACGTGTCCGACGTCGCCGCCGCCCTCGCCGCCGACGGCGACCCCGGCTTCGTCGTCCTCGACTCCCGCTCCACCGAGTCGTGGGACCAGGGACACATCCCCGGCGCGATCCACCTGCCCACCGCGCTCATCCCCGAGCACGCCGAACAGCTCCTCGACAAGTCGGTGCCCGTCGTCACGTACTGCTGGGGCCCCGGCTGCAACGGCGCGACCCGCGCCGCCCTCGCCCTCGCCGAACTCGGCTTCCAGGTCAAGGAGATGCTCGGCGGCTTCGAGTACTGGGCACGCGAGGGCTTCGAGTTCCAGACCTGGGAGGGACGAGAGCGGCGCGCCGCGGACCCGCTGACGGCGCCGGTCGACGCGGAGGACTGCGGCTGCTGA